From a region of the Brachionichthys hirsutus isolate HB-005 chromosome 9, CSIRO-AGI_Bhir_v1, whole genome shotgun sequence genome:
- the LOC137899519 gene encoding leucine-rich repeat-containing protein 15-like has product MQCEKETDCPQDVFSSSTTEIPRFLRKGVKEVFFLDSKIHTIPKAAFVENPQLQKVEFINTNTTSIEPGAFEGLVALKHIEISSTPLTSIPVGVFAGLSNLEAISLKFNKLRSLEKGLFEGLKDLRTLQLHGNEIDYIENGTFDDVQNLTLLHLARNNMSTVSADLFSRLNKLQILRLYDNQLTAITRDIFQNLPNLKEIGLQGNKIKELPPNVFPHKDKLVKLFLESNLLTGLPPDFFVGFPQLKTLTLKKNRLTHLPPVLFGDMKLTELRLSQNNLSVLPRGIFSPLKKLKKLDLSNNTFATLHKEFFDGLDNLIDLNLQNSEVRFLDANVFEKLQSLTTLKLAHNHLQTLPGDVFEPLPKLKALSLNGNPWLCDCNLIDLHLWMKANSAKLESAVFCEDPEGLKGKEIQSLIEDQLICLTTIPTTTPPTITTAVPTTTPHTTTIPTTTPPTTTIPTTRPPTTTTSPTTTIPTTTPTTEPTTIPPTTTIPTTTPPTTTIPTTTPPTTTTSPTTTIPTTTPTTAPTTIPPTTTIPTTTPPTTTIPTTTPPITTARPTTTTPPTITTTAPTSTPTITTIPTTTPPTITTATTYDYYTPHNHHTHHYTTYDYYIPHNHHTDHYTYHCTYHYTPHNHHTHHYTSHNHHTDHYTTYDYYIPHNHHTDHYTYHCTYHYTPHNHHTHHYTSHNHHTDHYTTYDYYIPHNHHTDHYTYHYHSTYHYTPHNHHTHHYTSHNHHTDHYTTYDYYIPHNHHTHHYTPHNHHTDHYTYHYHCTYHYTPHNHHTHHYTAHNHHTHQYTSHYNCTYHYTSYNYTSNPSSRYHLSYDRNTNNHFSNYSSQTRNNKCTHNNCT; this is encoded by the exons ATGCAATGTGAAAAGGAGACAGACTGCCCGCAAGATGTGTTTAGTTCTTCCACAACAGAAATCCCGCGATTCCTGAGAAAAGGTGTGAAGGAGGTTTTCTTTTTGGACAGCAAAATTCATACAATCCCCAAAGCAGCCTTTGTGGAGAATCCCCAGCTTCAAAAGGTGGAATTCATCAACACTAATACAACATCTATTGAGCCAGGAGCTTTTGAGGGCTTGGTAGCTCTCAAGCATATCGAGATCTCCAGCACGCCATTAACATCAATCCCTGTGGGTGTCTTTGCAGGCCTCAGCAACCTGGAGGCGATCTCACTGAAGTTTAACAAGCTCCGCAGTCTTGAGAAAGGCTTGTTTGAGGGCCTGAAAGACCTGAGAACGCTTCAGTTACATGGGAATGAGATTGATTACATTGAAAATGGGACCTTTGATGATGTTCAAAACCTTACTCTCCTCCATTTAGCCAGAAACAATATGTCCACTGTATCTGCGGATTTGTTCTCCAGACTAAACAAGCTGCAGATTCTACGCCTGTACGATAATCAGCTGACCGCCATCACTAGGGACATTTTTCAGAATCTACCAAACTTGAAGGAAATTGGACTGCAaggaaacaaaatcaaagaacTGCCTCCAAATGTATTTCCGCATAAAGACAAACTGGTGAAATTGTTTTTGGAAAGTAATCTTCTGACTGGTTTACCGCCAGACTTTTTTGTTGGTTTCCCTCAGCTTAAAACACTGACACTAAAGAAAAATCGACTGACCCACCTACCACCAGTGCTTTTTGGAGACATGAAACTGACTGAGTTGAGGCTCAGTCAAAACAATCTGAGCGTGCTTCCTCGAGGAATATTCAGTCCTCTGAAGAAACTCAAGAAGCTAGATCTGTCCAATAATACCTTTGCCACCCTGCACAAGGAGTTCTTTGACGGCCTTGATAACCTCATCGACTTGAATCTACAGAACAGCGAGGTGCGTTTTCTGGATGCAAATGTCTTTGAAAAGCTACAATCATTGACCACACTCAAGCTAGCTCACAATCACCTCCAGACACTTCCCGGGGATGTTTTTGAACCCCTGCCAAAACTGAAGGCGCTTTCCCTCAATGGCAACCCCTGGCTCTGTGACTGTAACTTGATAGATCTCCATCTCTGGATGAAGGCAAACTCTGCCAAGCTTGAGTCTGCCGTTTTCTGTGAAGATCCAGAAGGTctaaaaggaaaggaaatccAATCTTTAATAGAAGATCAGCTCATTTGCC TAACCACCATACCCACCACTACACCTCCTACAATCACTACTGCTGTACCTACCACTACACCCCACACGACCACCATTCCCACCACtacaccccccaccaccaccatacCCACCACTAGACCACCTACGACTACTACATCCCCCACAACCACCATACCGACCACTACACCTACCACTGAACCTACCACTATaccccccacaaccaccatACCCACCACTAcaccccccacaaccaccatacccaccactacaccacctacaACTACTACATCCCCCACAACCACCATACCGACCACTACACCTACCACTGCACCTACCACTATaccccccacaaccaccatACCCACCACTAcaccccccacaaccaccatacccaccactacaccacctataACCACTGCACGACCCACTACCACTACACCTCCTACAATCACTACCACTGCACCTACCAGTACTCCCACCATAACCACCATACCCACCACTACACCTCCTACAATCACTACCGCT ACCACATACGACTACTAcaccccccacaaccaccatacccaccactacaccacctacgACTACTACATCCCCCACAACCACCATACCGACCACTACACCTACCACTGCACCTACCACTATaccccccacaaccaccatACCCACCACTACACCTCCCACAACCATCATACcgaccactacaccacctacgACTACTACATCCCCCACAACCATCATACCGACCACTACACCTACCACTGCACCTACCACTATaccccccacaaccaccatACCCACCACTACACCTCCCACAACCATCATACcgaccactacaccacctacgACTACTACATCCCCCACAACCATCATACCGACCACTACACCTACCACTACCACTCCACCTACCACTATaccccccacaaccaccatACCCACCACTACACCTCCCACAACCATCATACcgaccactacaccacctacgACTACTACATCCCCCACAACCACCATACCCACCACTACACCCCCCACAACCATCATACCGACCACTACACCTACCACTACCACTGCACCTACCACTATACCCCCCACAACCATCATACCCACCACTACACTGCCCACAACCACCATACCCACCAGTACACCTCCCACTACAACTGCACCTACCACTACACCTCCTACAACTACACTTCCAACCCTAGTTCAAGATACCACCTTTCTTACGACCGCAACACTAACAACCACTTTTCCAACTACAGCAGCCAAACTCGCAACAACAAATGTACCCACAACAACTGCACTTAG